From the Candidatus Paceibacterota bacterium genome, the window TATTTCTCCTCCGCCTTTGGTTATCACAGCACCGCCTGTGGCACTCAATCCAGCGCGTTAGGTTATCTAAACACCACATCAGGCAACTATTCTGTTAGTGTAGGAACTTGTAACACAGCATCAGGTTCTTTTGCTTCAGCCTTGGGATCTCGACAAAACGCTGCCTCAGGAGATTTTTCAATAGCGGCAGGTTACCACAATACCTCGAGTGGAGGTAATTCCTCAGCCGTAGGATTTTTCAATACTGCGTCTGGCGGCTGCTCCTCCGCCTCCGGCTTCTTAAATGCCGCCTCCGCCTGTCTCTCTTCCGCCTTCGGCGCCTGCCTCTCAAACGCCACTTCTTCTACCTCCCTCATCGGAGTCTGTAACGGCTGGCTCTCCATTAATGGTAACAAAAGTGTCCTCGCCTCAAACGGAGCTTGTCTCTCAACCGGAGGTACTTGGACTAACGCTTCAGATCGAAACCTCAAGGAGAACTTCACCACATTGGATGGAGAAGATATCTTAAACAAAATTAATTCTCTCCCTGTCACAGAATGGAACTACAAGAGTGAAGACTCCACAGTTAAACACATTGGTCCGGTAGCTCAAGACTTCTATGAGACCTTTCACGTTGGAAACTCTGACAAATCTATCTCCACCATTGATCCTGCAGGCATTGCTCTAGTAGGCATACAGGCTCTCTCAAAGAAAGTAGACAATCAGAATGCCTCCACCACAGCAGCCCTAGCCTCCCTCGATATCAGAGTCTCTTCCATTGAATCTCTGACTAATCTCGCGAATGCTCACACCTCACTCGGAGGAGAGATACTCGGCGCCCTTCAGAGTTTTGGCGCCGAGGTAGTGGATGGTATTGCGTACTTGAAGAATGTGTTTGTGGAAAATCTCACGGCGAAGAAGGCTGACATTCAAAAATTAAATGTTAATAAAGGATTCCAGATCATCGATAGCGATACAGGCGAAGTGTATTGTGTCACACTTCATAGCGGAGAATTCCAAAAAGATAAGGGTGATTGTCCGGATCCTGCTGCAAATTCAACTTCCACCCCCTCTACTTCTTCCGGCACCATCATCACTGTCGATTCAAATAACAATACAGTAATAGTGCCGGATGCCGCCGGAGGCGGCACTGGGGAAAGCGCGAGCTCGACTAGTGACAATGGTGCGAGCGCTTCTTCCACAGAAACAGTTTCTTCAGAAAGTGGTACCTCTACGGGAAATACTATTGAGCCTGCGCCCCCTACAACTGAGAGTGGTAGTTCTAGCGATTTGGGATCAGGAAACTAGAAATCAAAAAGCCCCGCCGACGGCGGGGCTTTTTGATTAGGAAACTTTTTCCAGAATTCTTTTAAAAGTATTCGGAGACTCGAGCGCCAAAGTGGCCAAAGTCTTGCGGTCATAACCCAATTTATTTTTCTTTAAAGCGCCGATAAACTTGCTGTAAGATGGGCCACCGTGTTCTTTCAGAGCGGCATTGATTCGAACATTCCACATTCGGCGAAAATCACCTTTCTTATCACGACGATGAGCAAAAGCGTAAGTGCCGGCATGAGAAATAGCTTCAATAGCCTGCCTTTCTTTTTTTGAGCGGCCAAATCGGTAACCTTTAACTTGTTTTAAAACATTGCGACGACTTTTTAGGGCGTGCACCCCCTTTTTCACTCTAGTCATATTAGTTACTTACGATAAAACGTGATCGGCTTTTATTACTAATAGCAAAAGGAACCAAACGGTTTCTAGCCATCTGTTTTGAACTCGACTCTTTGGCATTAAAATGGTTTTGTCCCGGCTTTCGAGCCACCAGTTTGCCGTTTTTAGTTACTCTTATTCGTTTGGAATAGGATTTATTAGTCTTCATGGAAGTTATAAGTTTAAAGTTCTTAAGTTTACAAGTTTTTCACTTATGAACTTAAGCGAAGCGTAACTTATCAACTAATTTATGCTTTTTCTATAATAATGCTTAATCCTTTCGGACTCTTTTTGGCCGAGTCAGCTATCTTATATTCTTCGGTTAGGAGCTTTAAAATTCGCTCCATTCTCTCTTTGAGGAAGTTCTGGTCGAGATATTTGGCTCGGCCCGGAAGAAATAAATCAATTTTAATGCGATGGCCTTCTTTTAGCCATTCTGATGCCTTCTTGGCTTTCAATTCGAGATCATGTTCGCCGGTGCCCAGTTTAACCTGAAGGCCTTTCATCTCAACTGAGTGAGTTCGGGCCTTGGAGTGCTTCAGCTTCTTGTTCTCGTCGTACTGAAACTTACCATAATCCATTATTTTTGCAACCGGCGGATTGGATTTGGCCGAGATTTCAATCAGATCCGAATTAACTTCTCCGGCTCTTCGCAGAGCCTCCTCTAAACTAATCACTCCTAGGTTTTGGCCGTCAATATCAATAACCCGTAGCTCCGGCGCCTTGATTTGGTGGTTAATCCTGTTTTGAGTGGTAGCCAAGTGAAATTATTATAGCAAAAACTTCCTAAAAACCAACTATTCCTAATTTCTATCCACTAACTTTTTCTCGAGAGCATTCTTCTCGTAAAAAGGCAGTTTCATCTGTTTGATGACCTTTCGGAAGAAGGTAATTGTTTCATCATAGGTTGGTCTGTCTACCGGGTAAGGAATTTTATCCTTACCGCCGTGAGCAAAACTGTATCTGGCCGGATCTTCATACGAAGGTTTGGCGCCATAAATTACTTCCGAGACCAGACTCAAGGCTCGAACGGTCTTTGGCCCCACTCCTTCAAGCGAAACCAATTTTTCATAATTCTCCGGCTTTTGTTCGTTCACTTTGTAAAGTATTCGCTCCAGATATTTGCTGCGGCTGAAATCTTCAAAGATTACTGAATGAACATACGGCTCCTTCTTGCCAAGCCAGATTAAATCCAGCGGCTCGGTCTGGTTTTTAATTTGCAGTTTCAAATAGCGTGAGAAGGGCGTGCTGTGACGACGAAGGAGTTCTACATCTTTGAGGAGACTCTGATAATTGCCGTTAGCTAACTCAATACTTAAATCCTGCGTCGGCTTACTCTTTTCGGCTGATAAATTTAAAATTGGTGATGTAGAAAGAGGACTTGAAATACCGGAATGTGGTTCAACCACCAAATCTTTAATATTTTTTGAATACCAGTGATAGCGGCGAGCCATCCGAGTATCCTGATTCATACCTTGCTGGACTACGCTCCAATGGCCGTTTCGGGAAAAGAAAAAGGCGTGATGATAAAGCTGATAGCCGTCCTGCACCAAACTGGAATCAACCTTGGCCGACATTTTGGAATTGTAGACAAGATTTTGGACGGCAGGCGAAGGCAGAGTTAAGACGGCGCCCCAATTCTCAATTTCCTGAGGAGTTTTTCTGGAAGTCTTGCCTTTGCCGCCGCAAATAAATATTCCAAGTTCCTTTTCCAGCCCGCTCAAAGCCTCCTTCAGGGCGGCTGTCAAGATAGTTGTCAAGCCAGAAGCGTTCCAGTCGAAGGCCAATACTGTACCAAGCGACTGAAACCAGCCGGGTTCCGAAACTCGACGAATAAATTCGTCGGGGCCATAGAGCTCAACCATGATCTGAATCATTTCGCGCGAGAGTTTCACCATTCGCTCAAAGAGCCATGGCGGACAGACTCCGGTGTCCAGTCCGAATGTTGCGATACCACGTTTCACCATGCGGTCATTATACAACAGGGGCGGCCGGCGAAGCCGGCCGCCCCTTCCCCTTAAGAAAAATTTAAGTAATATTGCTATAATTAAAATGATGGCAGTAACGGATCAAATGAATGTCAGACAGAAACTCGGACGAAAAACCTTCTGGATTTTTCTGCTCGGCAAATCTATCGGGGCCATCATCTTTTTTTGCATTCTAATTGTCTTTTTAGTCCTGGCTTCACTTGGTCCGACCACTTTCTATTCAGGTATTAGCGATCAGGCAGGACAAACCGTGGAAGCCTTTCTAATTTTAGGCTTAATGGGATCGGCTCTTCTCTTTCTTGTTCTGCTAATCATCGCTCTTGTTATCACTTGGTTAGAATATCGAAATTACAATTTTACTTTAGGTGACCATGCTCTGGAAGTTCATCGCGGCATTCTAACGAAGGAGACAATTTCCATCCCGTATCACCATATTGAAGATATTAATATTGAGCAGAGTATTTTTTATCAGATGATGGGAGTCTGTCGAGTCGCTATTTTAACGGCCGGTCATGGAGATGATGAAGATAAATCGGAGGGGATCTTACCAACTATTGATTTAAAAACCGGACAAGAGATACAGCACTTCGTGATGGCCCGCTCTAATACGCAAGAAGTAATAAATAAGACCGTCTCATAATAAATGAAAAAATTAGATTTATATTTTTTAATTCTCTTAATTTTTATTCCCGTTACTTTGGTGGCCGATTGGGTCGGGGTTTCGCCCGTTTATTTATTTTTCGTCTCGGCTCTGGCTATTATTCCACTGGCAAAATACATAGGAGAAGCTACCGAGGAATTAGCCACGCACAGCAATCCGGCTATGGGGGGCTTTCTCAACGCCACTTTTGGTAATGCCACCGAATTAATTATCGGAATCTTTTCTTTGAGAGCCGGTTTAATTGAAGTGGTGAAGGCTTCCATTACGGGTTCTATTTTAGGCAATCTTTTGCTGGTGCTTGGCATGGCCATGTTTTTTGGTGGGCGACGTCACAAAAAACAGGAGTTCAATAAAACGGCGGCCAGTGCCAGCGCTTCAACCTTAATTCTTACCATGATTGCCTTTGTCATTCCGGCCATTTTTTTAACCACCGACCCCGGCATTTCGGATATCGTGGTAGAGAAGTTAAGTATTTCGGTGTCGATCTTAATGATCATTATTTATTTCTCCAGTCTGCTTTTTTCTCTTTACTCCCACAAACATCTTTACACTGAAGAAGTGGGCAAGTATGAACCGAAATGGAGTATTTCCAAAAGCACCATTATTTTAATTCTAGCTACTCTTGGTGTAGCCACTATGAGCGAAATTTTAGTTTCATCCATTAATCCGATTGTTACTAGTCTCGGTTGGTCGCCGCTTTTCATCGGAGTGATTTTTGTCGCTTTGATTGGAAACGTGGCGGAACACGTCTCGGCCATTACCGTGGCGATGAAAAACCGGATGGATCTTGCTATTCAAATTACCATTGGTTCGGCTACCCAAATTGCCATGCTGGTAGCGCCTCTTTTAGTTATTTTTAGTCTATTTTTTCCGACGCCAATGACTTTAGTTTTTGAAACTTTTCAATTGATCACTATTATTCTTTCGGTGATTGTAGTAAGTGGAGTTGTGCAGGATGGCGAAAGCAATTGGTTTGAAGGACTGCAGCTAATGGTGGCCTATGCCATTATGGCCGTGGCCTTCTTTTTTCATCCGTAATTGCTGGGGACAGCCAAGTAGTAAGAGAGAGGGTGGGTGTTATAATTAGTATCCAGAATGGTACATCAACATGTCGGTTCACTGGTCTTCAGCTCGCTGAAGAAAAACAAAAAATTTCTGCAAGCGCACCGTCCTCCGCCTTATCGCTGGCGACGGCGAAGCCGGGAATAACTAAAGTTCAAATTTTCAGCCGGGTCGAGCAAGCTCGACCCGGCTTTTGTTTTTTGTTGACAAAAGGGGATCTTATGATAATTTTGGCCGCAGAGTCGGTAATTCTGCCACTCAGAACTGGAGATACAAATGAAATTAACATTGGCAATTCTTTTGCTGATATCCCTTGCAATTAACGCGACCGTGATTTTTGGCCCGACCTACATAAGTCGTAAGATTGGAGCCCCGATTCCCGACAAGGGTAGTTTCGGGTACATCTCAACTGATCCAGACTTCTTCGCCGCCCGGCGTCGAGCTCTCGGTCTCGTGAATATTTGGCCAATAGGGACTATACCCTCGTCTACTAACTCTCACTTGAAGCGGGATCTCTATGCAAACGGGGCACTCTTCAATTTGGACGACGATCTGTCGTTCATTGAGGAGCTCGGAGACGCCAAAGCCTTTCCGGCTTTTGTCTCGGACAACCCGGAACGAGACGCCAAGATTGCCGCAGACTCTTTCAATCAGTCGGGGTTTGCGGCCAAGGCTCTGCCTCATCGAGAGAACAACATGCAGCAAGCAATGTGGTTTGTCTCGTTTAAGGACTCGCGCTACAATCCGGGCTGGCCTATGGCGTTCAGGTGGGAAGGTCGGAAACAGCCAGATCAGCCTAAGCCATTTTCGCTGCCAGAAAAAATTTCTGGTCGGAGAATGTAATTGAGGATTAATGGGTTAAGGTCGTCGCATCAGTGCGACGACCTTTTCGTTTTTATATTTCCTCTCTCTGTAATATCATTCAGGTATGTCAGTCTTAATTTCCAACAAAAAAGTCCATTTTAATTATGAAATTCTGGAGAAATTTGAAGCCGGAATTGAGCTTTTTGGTTTTGAGGTGAAGGCCCTAAGAAGCGGTCAGGGAAATCTGGAAGGGGGTCATGTCAGTATTCGAGGAGGAGAAGCCTTTTTAATCGGGGTCCAAATCCCTCCGTATCAGAGCGCTAACACTCCAAAAAATTATGAACCCGAGAGAGTAAGAAAATTGCTTCTAACTAAGGCAGAGATTGGCAAATTAGCCGAGAACGAATCGAAGAAGGGATTGACAATAGTGCCTATTTCGGTGTATAATAAAGGACGTAAGATAAAGCTTGAAATTGCCGTCGTAAGAGGCAAGAAGAGATTCGACAAAAGAGAAACTATTAAGAGGCGAGATACTGAAAGAGAAATTCGCCGCACTTTGAAAAATCAGTAGAAATACAAATTAGAGGTTCCCCGAAAAAATTCGAGCCGATTAATCGAATTTTTTCGGGGGATGCCAGGCATCGACAGCTGGTCAACTCTAATATGTGCAAAGTGGAGCACTCTGAACTCCTAAATCTCGGAGAAAGCCTAAGTGCAAAAAACTTAGCATCGAGGATCTCACCGTATTTTACGGCTAAAGATTTTCAATTCGCCTACGCTTTAGCGTAAGTGACACCCGCGAAGAGGCCTTCCGTAACTCTTCCAGTGGTGTTATATCTTCGGAATAGGATCGCGCGAAGCCGAGCGCGCGAGCCCGAATAATTAACGGCTCGAGGAAAGAAGGTTTTGTTTGTTTCCGACTTCTTTCGTCTAAATTGTCGCAAGACAAAGAAATAAACTAAACTTTGTAGATTCATTTTAGAAAATCAGTTGCACGCGCGTTCAATTCGCGCCATCTCCACCACTTAAAGATTTAAAAGCCGCCGTAAGGCGGTTTTTAAATTGGCGTCATTAACTTGTGATATAATCACCTTTTAAATGCCTCCATACAACAATCAAAAATCCAAAAAACCTCTAAAACCTTCGCGAAAGCGGGGTCCGTTGGGACGTTTACCGGGCGGACGCAGCCCTTTCTTCAATAATGTTCTGACTACCATCATTATTTTTATTATTCTGATTACTGCTTACGCCTTTATTGCCGACAACAGCTCCGGTACCCCACCGGTAAGTATTTCTCAACTAGTTCAAGACATTAACGCTGGCAAAGTCAGTACCATTACCGTCAAGGGTGATAATTTGGAAATTGCTTACGTTGATAAGACTACCAAAGATGCTAAGAAGGAACCTGAAAGCTCTCTTTCGCAAACTCTAGTTAATTATGGAGTGGACAAAGCGGCTTTGGCCAACGTAGATATTCAGGAAAAAGAAGCCGGTGGCGTAACTTATTGGATTATAAATCTGGCTCCCTTCATTATTCCGGCTTTGTTTGTCATTTTCTTCTTGTGGCTTCTGTCGCGACAAGTAAAGGGCGCCGGCATGCAGGCTTTTACCTTCGGTCAATCAAAAGCTCGACTTACTTCACCGACGGACAAAAAACAGCGGGTAACTTTTAAAGATGTGGCCGGGGCCAAAGAAGCCAAGGAAGAACTGGCAGAAATCGTAGACTTTTTGAAAAATCCCAAGAAATTTCTGGAAATTGGAGCCCGTATTCCTAAAGGTATTCTATTAATGGGTGCACCGGGTACTGGAAAGACTCTCTTGGCGCGAGCGGTGGCCGGCGAAGCCGGCGTAGCCTTTTTCTCTATTTCCGGCTCTGAATTCGTGGAAATGTTCGTTGGAGTCGGCGCTTCTCGTGTACGGGATCTTTTCGGTTTAGCCAAGCAGGCTGCCCCCGCCATTATTTTCATGGATGAAATTGATGCGGTTGGACGGGTGCGAGGAACTGGAGTGGGTGGCGGCAATGACGAGCGCGAGCAAACTCTTAATCAGATTTTGGTGGAGATGGACGGGTTTGAACCAAATGAAAAAGTTATTGTGATGGCAGCCACTAATCGTCCCGATGTTTTGGATCCGGCCCTGCTTCGACCGGGCCGTTTTGATCGTCGAGTAACCATCGATTTGCCGGATAGGGAAGATCGAGAAGCCATTCTCAAAATTCATTCCAAAGAAAAACCTTTCGCCGAAGATGTAAATCTGAAAGTCATCGCCGAAAGAACCCCCGGTTTTTCCGGTGCTGATCTTTACTCACTAATGAATGAAGGAGCCATTTTGGCTGCGCGCGAAAATCGCACCAAAGTGTCCCAATATGATTTAATTCGTTCCATTGAAAAAGTGATGCTCGGTCCGGAGCGCCGCTCTCACGTCCTAAATCAGAAAGAAAAAGAAATTACGGCCTATCATGAAGCCGGTCACGCTCTAGTTGCGTCAGTTTTGCCGTATGCGGATCCGGTTCATAAAGTTTCCATTATTTCTCGCGGTCGAGCTGCCGGTTACACTTTGAAACTACCGCTTGAGGAAAGAAAATTGCAGTCGAAAAATGAATTTTTGGATGATATTGCCGTTTCTCTTGGAGGTTATGTCGTAGAGAAAAATATTTTTGGCGATGTTACGACCGGTTCGTCAAACGATTTGCAAGTTTCAACTGCTTTGGCCCGAGAGATGGTAACTAAATATGGTATGTCAGAGAAGATTGGGGCCATGGCGCTTGAAGGAGCGGGAGGGCGCGCTATGTTTGGTCGGGGTTTGGATGAGAAAGAATATTCGGAGGCGGTAGGGGAGCAGATTGACGCGGAAGTTTCCCGCATTATGAAGGAGGCCTATGCGAAAACTGAAAAGATTATCAATGAAAAACGAGAAGCTCTAAATGCCATTGCTGAAGTTTTAATTGAGAAAGAAACTATTGAACGCGACGATTTTGAAAAGATCATCATCGCTCACGGCATTATTCCAAAAAAGAAGAAGGATATTGAACATCAGGACGCTATAATCTAGATTTGTAAGATTTTTTAAGGTAGCTCGTCTCATATTACTGAAGGATTTTGTTTCAATAATATTTATATTGCGCGGGCAAAATCTTTCAATAAGCCTACCGAAAAATCCCCAGGAAACTGGGGATTTTTCGGTGGTTGATTTTAATTTTTTCAGGGCTAATATATATGCCAGATATGAAATCTTTGGTCAGAGGACTCCAACGTCTTTACCAGTTATCTCACTCCTCCGATGAAGCCCAAAAACTTTCCACGACGGTAACCCTGGTTGATCAGCTTTTGGAAACAGAAGAGATTCCCTGGCAGTTAGAATCTTTAAAAAAGCCACAAGATTTTTCGGCGGAGTTCAAATTTTCGAAGCACAAAATTGATTACTCGATTAAAATCAGTTTTTTCTTAATTGATCATCTCCCGAAAGGTCAATATGAGATCGAATTTCGTCGAAATAATCATCTCCTGTACCGAAAAAGCTTTATCGCTGAAAATGCGAAAACTCTTTCTGAGAATCAGCTTATTCACAAACTGTGGCGGCTAAGTCAAAATGCTGCATTGGTTGCGTATGCCTGATTCACTCTGTTGCCAAACAGAGTTTTTATTTACCCCTCCCTCGGTGTGTATGTTTCATGAATTCTTTGTGCGAGTGCTAGGATTCGAACCTAGGACCGGGCGTGTATAAGACGCCTGCTCTACCAGCTGAGCTACACTCGCATCAAAATAGTATATATCACTCCCGTGGAAAACTATCCAAAATCTTTATTCAAAATGGATTTCCTTGGCTGCTTCAAGATGAGGATGAAGCAGCGGGTAATTTCTTAGCTCGGGGTCCTCTTCGATTAGGCGGCGCGCTTCGGTTCGCGCCGCTTCCACCATTTTAATATTCTTAATGGCTTCCATAGCGATATCGGAAAGGCCCCATTGTTTTCTGCCGTAGAGTTCTCCGGCTCCGCGAAGCTGAAGATCCAATTCCGCCAATTCAAATCCGCTCTTGGCGCTTTTTAATGCTCGCAATCTTTCCAAAGTTTTCTGACTTCTACTTTCAGCGAAAACGAAACAGTATGCTTGGTGATTGCTGCGAATAATGCGGCCACGCAATTGATGCAGTTGTGCCAGCCCGAAACGCTCACCTCCCTCAATAATCATGACGGTGGCATTCGGCACATTTACTCCGACTTCCACGACGGAGGTGGAGACTAAGATTTTTGTTTCGCCCGTTTCAAACTTCTTCATCACTTCATCTTTAGCCTTCGGAGTCATCTTGCTATGAAGCACGTCAATACTAAATTCCGGAAAGACTTCTTTTTTCAGTCGGGTCGCTTCTGCTTTGGCCGATTTGGCAATTAAAGCCTGTTCTTTTTCCGGATCGGGCTCATTAATGCGCGGACAAATGACATAACATTGACGGCCGCTTTCGAGCTCATTGCGGACCTTCTCGTAAACATTTTCCCGTTTATTCGGTAAGACAATTTCCGTCATAACCGGCTTTCGTCCTGCCGGCATTTCATCCAGAAGTGAAAGATCCAGATCCCCGTAAATGGTCAAAGCTAAAGTGCGGGGAATGGGAGTAGCCGTCATTGATAAAAGATGTGGAACGATTTGGTCAACCGAGCCCTCTCGCTGACGCAACTTTCGTCGCTGGGCCGTCCCAAAACGATGTTGTTCGTCAATAATGACATAAGCCAGATTTTTAAATTTCACTGACTTTTGAATGAGTGCGTGAGTGCCGACCAAAATTGGAATTTCGCCGTTTGCCACCCATTTTAAAAGCTGGGCGCGGGAAATGTTAGTGTAGCCGCTCGGATTTACTTTTGACGGAAACTTAAAACAGCCGCTGCCAGTAATTAAACCAATATTTATTCCAAGATGGGCAAAATATTTAATGAAAGATTCAAAGTGCTGCTTGGCTAAGATCTCCGTTGGTACCATGTAAGCGGTCTGGAGATTACCGAAATCACCAGAGCGGCCTTCGGCCGGTCTGGTAACCGTCACCGCGTAGACACTGGTAGCGGCTACGGCAGTTTTGCCAGAGCCGACATCACCTTCAAGAAGTCGCGACATCGGTTGCCCACTCTGAAAATCTTTTAAAATATCGGCAATCACCCGCTTTTGAGCGGCAGTTTCCTTGAAAGGGAAGCGGGAAGTGAAGCTTTCAATACTCTTCACACTTTCACTAATGACAAAAGCCTGTGATTTCTCCTGTTCTTTTCTTTCTTTTTGTTTACCAAGCTGAATGTAGAAGACTTCTTCAAAAGAAAAAAGTTTGCGAGCGGCCAGAGCATCAGAGGCGCGCTGCGGAGTATGGATGAAAATGAAGGATGATTTTAATTTCGGCAGATTGTACCTTTCCAGAATTTCATTTGGAATCGGATCTTCCAGTGAATCCAGAATTCCAGTCTTAAAAACTTTCTGAAGTGCATGATAGAACCAATTAGAACTGATGCCGCGACTCTCTGGATAGACTGGAT encodes:
- the rplT gene encoding 50S ribosomal protein L20, which codes for MTRVKKGVHALKSRRNVLKQVKGYRFGRSKKERQAIEAISHAGTYAFAHRRDKKGDFRRMWNVRINAALKEHGGPSYSKFIGALKKNKLGYDRKTLATLALESPNTFKRILEKVS
- a CDS encoding 50S ribosomal protein L35, producing MKTNKSYSKRIRVTKNGKLVARKPGQNHFNAKESSSKQMARNRLVPFAISNKSRSRFIVSN
- the infC gene encoding translation initiation factor IF-3, producing the protein MATTQNRINHQIKAPELRVIDIDGQNLGVISLEEALRRAGEVNSDLIEISAKSNPPVAKIMDYGKFQYDENKKLKHSKARTHSVEMKGLQVKLGTGEHDLELKAKKASEWLKEGHRIKIDLFLPGRAKYLDQNFLKERMERILKLLTEEYKIADSAKKSPKGLSIIIEKA
- a CDS encoding DUF763 domain-containing protein; translated protein: MVKRGIATFGLDTGVCPPWLFERMVKLSREMIQIMVELYGPDEFIRRVSEPGWFQSLGTVLAFDWNASGLTTILTAALKEALSGLEKELGIFICGGKGKTSRKTPQEIENWGAVLTLPSPAVQNLVYNSKMSAKVDSSLVQDGYQLYHHAFFFSRNGHWSVVQQGMNQDTRMARRYHWYSKNIKDLVVEPHSGISSPLSTSPILNLSAEKSKPTQDLSIELANGNYQSLLKDVELLRRHSTPFSRYLKLQIKNQTEPLDLIWLGKKEPYVHSVIFEDFSRSKYLERILYKVNEQKPENYEKLVSLEGVGPKTVRALSLVSEVIYGAKPSYEDPARYSFAHGGKDKIPYPVDRPTYDETITFFRKVIKQMKLPFYEKNALEKKLVDRN
- a CDS encoding PH domain-containing protein, translated to MMAVTDQMNVRQKLGRKTFWIFLLGKSIGAIIFFCILIVFLVLASLGPTTFYSGISDQAGQTVEAFLILGLMGSALLFLVLLIIALVITWLEYRNYNFTLGDHALEVHRGILTKETISIPYHHIEDINIEQSIFYQMMGVCRVAILTAGHGDDEDKSEGILPTIDLKTGQEIQHFVMARSNTQEVINKTVS
- the cax gene encoding calcium/proton exchanger; translated protein: MKKLDLYFLILLIFIPVTLVADWVGVSPVYLFFVSALAIIPLAKYIGEATEELATHSNPAMGGFLNATFGNATELIIGIFSLRAGLIEVVKASITGSILGNLLLVLGMAMFFGGRRHKKQEFNKTAASASASTLILTMIAFVIPAIFLTTDPGISDIVVEKLSISVSILMIIIYFSSLLFSLYSHKHLYTEEVGKYEPKWSISKSTIILILATLGVATMSEILVSSINPIVTSLGWSPLFIGVIFVALIGNVAEHVSAITVAMKNRMDLAIQITIGSATQIAMLVAPLLVIFSLFFPTPMTLVFETFQLITIILSVIVVSGVVQDGESNWFEGLQLMVAYAIMAVAFFFHP
- the smpB gene encoding SsrA-binding protein SmpB — translated: MSVLISNKKVHFNYEILEKFEAGIELFGFEVKALRSGQGNLEGGHVSIRGGEAFLIGVQIPPYQSANTPKNYEPERVRKLLLTKAEIGKLAENESKKGLTIVPISVYNKGRKIKLEIAVVRGKKRFDKRETIKRRDTEREIRRTLKNQ
- the ftsH gene encoding ATP-dependent zinc metalloprotease FtsH, translated to MPPYNNQKSKKPLKPSRKRGPLGRLPGGRSPFFNNVLTTIIIFIILITAYAFIADNSSGTPPVSISQLVQDINAGKVSTITVKGDNLEIAYVDKTTKDAKKEPESSLSQTLVNYGVDKAALANVDIQEKEAGGVTYWIINLAPFIIPALFVIFFLWLLSRQVKGAGMQAFTFGQSKARLTSPTDKKQRVTFKDVAGAKEAKEELAEIVDFLKNPKKFLEIGARIPKGILLMGAPGTGKTLLARAVAGEAGVAFFSISGSEFVEMFVGVGASRVRDLFGLAKQAAPAIIFMDEIDAVGRVRGTGVGGGNDEREQTLNQILVEMDGFEPNEKVIVMAATNRPDVLDPALLRPGRFDRRVTIDLPDREDREAILKIHSKEKPFAEDVNLKVIAERTPGFSGADLYSLMNEGAILAARENRTKVSQYDLIRSIEKVMLGPERRSHVLNQKEKEITAYHEAGHALVASVLPYADPVHKVSIISRGRAAGYTLKLPLEERKLQSKNEFLDDIAVSLGGYVVEKNIFGDVTTGSSNDLQVSTALAREMVTKYGMSEKIGAMALEGAGGRAMFGRGLDEKEYSEAVGEQIDAEVSRIMKEAYAKTEKIINEKREALNAIAEVLIEKETIERDDFEKIIIAHGIIPKKKKDIEHQDAII
- the recG gene encoding ATP-dependent DNA helicase RecG, with product MQPESLIEETFRLTPVQKSALKKLGLKTIMDLLYHFPARYGDTSEMKNVSDLEKGEQAVVFGQISSLKTSKAFRKKIPMAEAYVADETGRIKIVWFYQPYLAKMIAEGALVRVEGKVTERKGELYLSNPKIETVSKLPTAVGDSLFGEGGEIHTLYPVYPESRGISSNWFYHALQKVFKTGILDSLEDPIPNEILERYNLPKLKSSFIFIHTPQRASDALAARKLFSFEEVFYIQLGKQKERKEQEKSQAFVISESVKSIESFTSRFPFKETAAQKRVIADILKDFQSGQPMSRLLEGDVGSGKTAVAATSVYAVTVTRPAEGRSGDFGNLQTAYMVPTEILAKQHFESFIKYFAHLGINIGLITGSGCFKFPSKVNPSGYTNISRAQLLKWVANGEIPILVGTHALIQKSVKFKNLAYVIIDEQHRFGTAQRRKLRQREGSVDQIVPHLLSMTATPIPRTLALTIYGDLDLSLLDEMPAGRKPVMTEIVLPNKRENVYEKVRNELESGRQCYVICPRINEPDPEKEQALIAKSAKAEATRLKKEVFPEFSIDVLHSKMTPKAKDEVMKKFETGETKILVSTSVVEVGVNVPNATVMIIEGGERFGLAQLHQLRGRIIRSNHQAYCFVFAESRSQKTLERLRALKSAKSGFELAELDLQLRGAGELYGRKQWGLSDIAMEAIKNIKMVEAARTEARRLIEEDPELRNYPLLHPHLEAAKEIHFE